The following are encoded in a window of Lacinutrix sp. WUR7 genomic DNA:
- a CDS encoding nuclear transport factor 2 family protein: MDIQKNKENAIAFYKMAYEGNPTKAVTLYVGDAYKQHNPMVADGPQAFIDYFNRMQKEYPVKSMDFVRSVAEGDLVALHTHQIWPDNDEYVTMDFFRFDTNGKIVEHWDSIQQIPDTSNNNNTMY; the protein is encoded by the coding sequence ATGGATATTCAAAAAAACAAAGAGAATGCTATTGCTTTCTATAAAATGGCCTATGAAGGAAATCCTACTAAAGCAGTAACGCTTTATGTTGGTGATGCTTATAAGCAACATAATCCTATGGTTGCAGATGGTCCGCAAGCATTTATTGATTATTTTAATCGCATGCAAAAAGAATACCCTGTAAAGTCTATGGATTTTGTAAGAAGTGTTGCTGAAGGGGATTTAGTAGCTTTACATACGCATCAAATTTGGCCAGATAATGACGAGTACGTTACTATGGATTTTTTTAGATTTGATACCAACGGAAAAATTGTAGAACATTGGGACAGCATTCAACAAATACCAGATACTTCTAATAATAATAATACCATGTATTAA
- a CDS encoding ferric reductase-like transmembrane domain-containing protein: MNVIKKNFGWVIVTILASLPLLVIFKMINIDFSNGLSFSFAENAVGEGRTTVEMLYHVSGEFAIRWMTAVLTCTPFFILFGISNLFVRQAMGIATAVWSLLHFIIFIAAEGFLETFTQVNYIAGFIAVLILIPLLFTSNRKAMKRLKKNWKKLQSFSYAAILLSLIHVAILDKTWIIYAVIVGLGFILRIPLVKNKIIKFRKNRRIAKA; this comes from the coding sequence ATGAACGTAATTAAAAAGAATTTTGGTTGGGTAATCGTTACCATACTAGCCAGTTTACCATTACTAGTTATCTTCAAAATGATAAACATCGATTTTTCAAATGGTTTATCGTTTTCCTTTGCCGAAAATGCTGTTGGAGAAGGACGTACAACTGTTGAAATGTTATATCATGTTTCTGGGGAATTTGCCATTCGTTGGATGACTGCTGTATTAACCTGTACACCGTTTTTTATCCTTTTCGGAATTTCAAATCTTTTTGTACGACAAGCTATGGGAATAGCAACAGCAGTTTGGAGTTTACTTCATTTTATCATTTTTATTGCTGCGGAAGGTTTTTTAGAAACCTTTACTCAAGTCAATTATATTGCAGGCTTTATTGCTGTTTTAATATTGATTCCATTGCTGTTTACATCCAATAGAAAAGCAATGAAACGACTTAAAAAGAATTGGAAAAAGCTACAAAGCTTTTCCTATGCTGCCATTTTATTAAGTTTAATTCATGTGGCTATTTTAGATAAAACATGGATTATTTATGCGGTCATTGTTGGTTTGGGTTTTATTCTTAGAATTCCTTTGGTCAAAAATAAAATTATTAAATTTAGAAAAAATAGAAGAATAGCAAAGGCTTAA
- the egtB gene encoding ergothioneine biosynthesis protein EgtB, with protein sequence MNISKIYKEVRNATIDFCSHLEIEDYSIQVVQFASPAKWHLAHTTWFFETFILKNYVQDYVAFNANFNFLFNSYYNNVGSRILQTNRGNMSRPSTDEIFAYRAYVDTEMQDFLKDVSDKNLLDLVTLGLNHEQQHQELLITDVKYMLGHNPIFPLYHEGVNLIKDNNANTESITIKAGLYKIGHQGNDFCYDNELGVHQVYVDDFEINNHVVTNGDYLEFMESGAYSDFNLWLDDGWSWVNKNQIHAPMYWHKIEGEWHNYTLAGLQKVDKNAILSHINFYEANAFAEWKGMRLPTEFEWEIASQQLDWGKRWEWTNSAYLPYPNFEKENGAVGEYNGKFMSNKMVLRGASVATSKNHSRTTYRNFFNPTERWQFTGIRLVK encoded by the coding sequence ATGAATATTAGCAAAATATATAAAGAGGTTAGAAATGCAACCATAGATTTTTGTAGTCATTTAGAAATAGAAGATTATTCCATTCAAGTCGTACAATTTGCCAGTCCTGCAAAATGGCACTTAGCACATACAACATGGTTTTTTGAAACTTTTATTCTCAAAAACTATGTACAAGATTATGTGGCGTTTAATGCTAATTTCAACTTTCTATTTAATAGTTATTACAACAATGTAGGAAGTAGAATATTGCAAACCAATAGAGGTAATATGTCGCGTCCCAGTACCGATGAAATCTTTGCATATAGAGCGTATGTCGATACTGAAATGCAAGATTTCTTAAAGGATGTTTCCGATAAAAATTTACTAGATTTAGTAACACTTGGTTTAAACCATGAGCAACAACATCAAGAATTATTAATTACGGATGTAAAATATATGCTTGGTCATAATCCTATTTTTCCGTTGTATCATGAAGGTGTTAATCTTATCAAAGATAACAATGCGAATACGGAAAGTATTACCATTAAAGCTGGTTTATATAAAATTGGTCATCAGGGAAATGATTTTTGTTATGATAATGAATTAGGAGTGCATCAAGTATATGTGGATGATTTCGAAATAAATAATCATGTAGTGACCAATGGGGACTATTTAGAATTTATGGAATCTGGAGCCTATTCTGATTTTAATCTTTGGTTAGATGATGGTTGGTCTTGGGTAAATAAAAACCAGATCCATGCACCAATGTATTGGCACAAAATAGAAGGAGAATGGCACAATTATACCTTAGCAGGATTACAAAAAGTAGATAAAAATGCCATATTGAGTCATATTAATTTTTACGAAGCAAATGCTTTTGCCGAATGGAAAGGCATGCGTTTACCAACCGAATTTGAATGGGAAATTGCTTCCCAACAATTGGATTGGGGAAAACGTTGGGAATGGACAAATAGTGCGTATTTACCATATCCAAATTTTGAAAAAGAAAATGGAGCAGTAGGTGAGTACAACGGAAAATTTATGAGTAACAAAATGGTGCTTCGTGGTGCATCTGTTGCTACTTCTAAAAACCACAGCAGAACAACATATCGTAATTTTTTTAACCCAACAGAAAGGTGGCAATTCACCGGAATTAGATTAGTAAAATAG
- a CDS encoding L-histidine N(alpha)-methyltransferase, with protein sequence MIETFKKEVKLGLDNNPKTLPSKYFYNKIGDALFVEIMNLPEYYLTRSELDIFQNRTQELISGLQLKANAHFELIELGAGDGLKTKKLLSALDKQDFTFDYLPIDISSNALSLLKKDLSETLPNVSVKTQQGDYFEILASLKNSNKPKVILFLGSNIGNMKDAWAAEFIYNLGANLKPGDKLLLGVDLIKPKEIVLPAYNDNKGITAKFNLNLLHRMNEELGADFNLENFKHQPEYNEAEGVAKSFIVSIVKQTVNIKSIGVSYSFEAEEKIHTEISRKYNDALIEKIIANTDFSLDTKILDSKGYFADYILTRH encoded by the coding sequence ATGATTGAAACATTTAAAAAAGAAGTAAAACTAGGATTAGATAATAACCCCAAAACACTTCCATCCAAATATTTTTATAACAAAATTGGCGATGCTCTTTTTGTTGAAATAATGAATCTTCCAGAATATTATCTAACAAGAAGTGAATTAGATATTTTTCAAAATAGAACCCAAGAATTAATAAGTGGGTTGCAGCTTAAAGCTAATGCGCATTTTGAGTTAATTGAGCTTGGTGCTGGGGATGGTTTAAAAACTAAAAAGCTTCTAAGCGCATTAGATAAACAAGATTTTACGTTTGATTATCTTCCAATTGATATTTCTTCCAACGCATTAAGTTTGCTAAAAAAAGACCTTTCAGAAACATTACCAAACGTATCTGTTAAAACACAACAAGGGGATTATTTTGAAATATTAGCTTCCTTAAAAAACAGTAACAAACCTAAAGTTATTTTGTTTTTAGGTTCTAATATAGGTAATATGAAAGATGCATGGGCAGCAGAATTTATCTATAATTTAGGAGCCAATTTAAAACCAGGAGACAAGCTCTTATTAGGTGTGGACTTAATAAAACCGAAAGAAATTGTTTTACCAGCTTACAACGATAATAAAGGGATTACCGCTAAATTCAACCTTAATTTATTGCATCGAATGAATGAAGAATTAGGTGCCGATTTTAACCTTGAAAATTTTAAACACCAACCGGAATATAATGAAGCCGAAGGTGTTGCTAAAAGTTTTATTGTGAGCATAGTAAAACAAACTGTAAATATAAAATCTATAGGAGTTTCTTATAGTTTTGAAGCGGAAGAAAAAATACACACAGAAATTTCAAGAAAATATAACGATGCGTTAATCGAAAAAATTATTGCAAACACAGACTTTTCTCTAGACACTAAAATACTAGATAGTAAAGGGTATTTTGCCGATTATATCTTGACAAGACACTAA
- a CDS encoding aspartate/glutamate racemase family protein, with amino-acid sequence MPETKLAVLGLGSRSTLFYLSELNRLYNQAKGGYSTCPFVLLNTDFNAINVLLPNPSEELDAVLKTYISEIETYNLQQILIPNITLHETIDRLHIAKDVLHPVNLSIKKIKANNWNKVVLFGSLFSMHASYIKNQLLANGIEVALPTQEDMEFIDDVRKQIYNETETTELIEKYHSLINSYSTNNPVIISCTELSILKPKGNNNVLDMADVQIEEAIKHCLA; translated from the coding sequence ATGCCAGAAACAAAACTTGCCGTATTAGGACTTGGAAGTCGCTCAACGTTATTTTATTTGAGCGAATTGAATCGTTTATACAATCAAGCGAAAGGTGGTTACAGCACATGTCCATTTGTACTATTAAATACAGATTTCAATGCTATTAATGTTTTATTGCCAAATCCTTCCGAAGAGTTAGACGCCGTTTTAAAAACCTATATAAGTGAAATAGAAACGTATAATTTACAGCAGATTTTAATTCCAAATATTACCCTTCACGAAACCATAGATAGATTACATATTGCTAAAGACGTATTGCATCCTGTTAATTTAAGTATTAAAAAAATCAAAGCCAACAATTGGAATAAAGTTGTTTTGTTTGGTTCGTTATTTAGTATGCATGCTTCCTATATAAAAAATCAATTATTAGCAAATGGTATTGAAGTCGCCCTACCAACTCAGGAGGATATGGAGTTTATAGATGACGTAAGAAAGCAAATTTATAATGAAACAGAAACTACTGAGTTGATTGAAAAATATCACTCATTAATTAATTCATATTCCACTAATAATCCTGTAATTATTTCTTGCACAGAATTGTCAATTTTAAAACCTAAAGGCAATAATAACGTTCTAGATATGGCAGATGTACAAATTGAAGAAGCCATAAAACATTGTCTAGCTTAG
- a CDS encoding SDR family oxidoreductase, giving the protein MKIAVTSASGKLGASIVKHLVHLIGKENVIGIARTPEKAVHLGVEIRKGDYNSREQFDGALNGVDTVLLVSGMDTPDKRIIQHRNVIEAAKQNGVQKIVYTSIVGAEEGNAFSPIVQTNRQTEKDIQNSGLNWVIGRNGIYIEPDLEYIDTYVKEGEIRNCAADGKCTYTSREELGFAYAKMLTEDKHNAQIYNLVGNGITQTQLVEKINKVFNTNLVFKNESVEAYKAERTEALGDFMGTVIAGIYEGIKEGANDVSSDFVTVTGRPHLSTIEMMKNFKNTQE; this is encoded by the coding sequence ATGAAAATAGCAGTAACATCAGCAAGCGGAAAATTAGGAGCTTCCATAGTGAAACATCTAGTTCATTTAATTGGTAAGGAAAACGTTATTGGTATTGCACGTACACCAGAAAAAGCTGTGCATTTAGGTGTTGAAATTAGAAAAGGAGATTACAATAGTAGAGAACAGTTTGATGGCGCTTTAAATGGAGTAGATACTGTATTATTGGTTTCAGGGATGGATACACCAGATAAACGGATTATACAACACAGAAATGTTATTGAAGCAGCAAAGCAAAATGGTGTTCAAAAAATAGTGTATACAAGTATTGTAGGTGCCGAAGAAGGGAATGCTTTTAGTCCAATTGTGCAAACCAACAGACAAACAGAGAAAGATATTCAAAACTCAGGACTAAACTGGGTGATTGGACGAAACGGAATTTACATTGAGCCAGATTTAGAATACATAGACACCTATGTGAAAGAAGGGGAAATAAGAAATTGTGCAGCAGATGGAAAATGTACCTACACAAGCCGTGAGGAATTAGGTTTCGCTTACGCTAAAATGCTAACCGAAGACAAACACAATGCGCAGATTTATAATCTTGTTGGTAATGGCATTACGCAAACACAACTTGTAGAAAAAATTAATAAAGTTTTTAATACCAATCTAGTTTTTAAAAACGAATCTGTTGAAGCTTATAAGGCAGAAAGAACTGAAGCGTTAGGTGATTTCATGGGAACTGTTATTGCAGGTATTTATGAAGGGATTAAAGAAGGTGCAAATGATGTGTCTTCGGATTTTGTAACAGTTACAGGTAGACCACATTTATCTACAATAGAAATGATGAAGAATTTCAAAAACACACAAGAATAA
- a CDS encoding class I SAM-dependent methyltransferase, which yields MKDNFSTESDKYAKYRPIYPEAFFDYLKSLMERKQIAWDCGTGNGQVAYKLAQSFDTVMASDLSQAQIDNASKSDNIYYTVQRAEKTNYADAIFDLIIVSQAIHWFDFDAFYKEVKRTLHPNGFLCVVGYGTIQMSGEIGKLIAHFYSDIIGSYWDEERKYLDENYQSIPFPFQEIETPTFINTLYWSLEHLIGYLNTWSSVKHFIDQNAYNPVDSLQLQLEKHWNSEDLKEVKFPILLRIGRLKE from the coding sequence ATGAAAGATAATTTTTCAACGGAATCGGATAAGTATGCAAAGTACAGACCTATCTATCCTGAAGCCTTTTTTGATTACCTAAAATCATTAATGGAGAGGAAACAAATCGCTTGGGATTGTGGTACAGGCAATGGACAAGTAGCATATAAACTTGCGCAAAGTTTTGATACGGTAATGGCTTCCGATTTAAGTCAAGCGCAAATAGATAACGCCAGCAAATCCGATAATATTTATTATACCGTACAACGTGCAGAAAAAACAAATTATGCCGATGCAATTTTTGATTTAATCATTGTTTCACAAGCAATTCATTGGTTTGATTTTGATGCTTTCTATAAAGAAGTAAAACGAACTTTGCATCCCAATGGTTTCCTTTGTGTGGTTGGCTATGGTACTATTCAAATGTCTGGCGAAATTGGTAAATTAATTGCTCATTTTTATAGCGATATAATTGGTTCGTATTGGGATGAAGAACGTAAATATTTAGACGAAAACTATCAATCGATTCCATTTCCTTTCCAAGAAATAGAAACGCCTACTTTTATTAATACCTTGTATTGGTCTTTAGAACACCTAATTGGTTATTTAAATACATGGTCTTCCGTGAAACATTTTATAGATCAAAATGCGTATAATCCTGTCGATTCTTTACAATTGCAATTGGAAAAACATTGGAATAGTGAAGACCTTAAAGAAGTAAAATTCCCCATATTACTAAGAATAGGAAGGCTTAAAGAATAG
- a CDS encoding TetR/AcrR family transcriptional regulator, protein MKNKIKITAISLFNTYGISNVSMKQIADTLNISPGNLSYHYKTKADLLATIYKEMYAETLDYILPENTYITLFHFEEMMLKFDDLQQRYAFFFNDIVHIIKTYPKIAKQYEASNLIRFKDARKLIDYYIETGRMQPENEFIDYNKTIYTVWMTSTFWQSQKLAIQTKDYTVNKCPSIEMLWSLFLPYLTAKGLEEYQQLRQFVKLPNT, encoded by the coding sequence TTGAAAAACAAAATCAAGATTACTGCCATTTCCTTATTTAATACCTACGGAATATCTAATGTTTCCATGAAGCAAATTGCGGATACTTTAAACATTAGTCCGGGAAATTTAAGTTATCACTATAAAACAAAAGCAGATCTTTTGGCTACTATTTATAAAGAGATGTATGCCGAAACGCTGGATTATATCCTTCCGGAAAACACGTATATCACCTTATTTCATTTTGAAGAAATGATGCTAAAGTTTGACGATCTACAACAACGATATGCTTTTTTCTTTAATGATATTGTGCACATTATTAAAACCTATCCCAAAATTGCGAAACAGTACGAAGCATCTAACTTAATTCGTTTTAAAGACGCTAGAAAACTAATCGATTATTATATCGAAACAGGAAGAATGCAGCCAGAAAATGAATTTATAGACTATAATAAAACCATTTATACCGTTTGGATGACGAGTACCTTTTGGCAATCACAAAAACTAGCAATACAAACAAAAGACTACACCGTAAATAAATGTCCGTCTATAGAAATGCTTTGGTCTTTATTTCTACCATATTTAACAGCGAAAGGATTAGAAGAATATCAACAATTAAGACAATTTGTAAAACTCCCTAATACATAA
- a CDS encoding DUF962 domain-containing protein: MRKIDSLLTEYAESHQTKMNIAIHYVCVPLIFFSLIGLLASIPFPEAITQALPNGLLPYAHFGTVVIVFGLFYYLRLSFVLFIGMLLFSALVLIGIQQINQLDIAPLWVIMLIIFVVAWIGQFIGHNHEGKKPSFLKDLQFLMIGPAWTMSHVFEALHIKF, encoded by the coding sequence ATGAGAAAAATAGATTCCCTTTTAACAGAGTACGCCGAAAGTCATCAAACAAAGATGAACATTGCTATACATTATGTTTGTGTACCATTAATCTTCTTTAGTTTAATTGGTTTGTTGGCTAGTATTCCTTTTCCTGAAGCAATCACACAAGCGTTGCCAAACGGATTATTACCTTATGCGCATTTTGGAACTGTAGTAATCGTTTTTGGATTGTTCTATTATTTGCGTTTATCTTTTGTACTTTTTATTGGAATGCTATTGTTTTCTGCATTGGTATTGATCGGTATTCAGCAAATAAATCAACTAGATATTGCGCCACTATGGGTAATCATGTTGATTATTTTTGTTGTGGCTTGGATTGGTCAATTCATTGGTCATAATCATGAAGGGAAAAAACCTTCATTCCTAAAAGATCTTCAGTTTTTAATGATTGGTCCAGCTTGGACAATGAGCCATGTATTCGAAGCGCTACATATTAAGTTTTAA
- a CDS encoding DEAD/DEAH box helicase, translating to MSQSFSSLGINNTLQSNLAELNITEPTDIQQKVIPVILTQKEDVVAIAKTGTGKTAAFGLPLLQLIDVNKSNIQAVILAPTRELGQQIYNNLESFNSDALQVSIAGLFGGIPIKPQIEKLKENTHIIVATPGRLADLIERNALNVKEITYFVLDEADEMVSAHKEGIDAIIKSLPKTRRTLLFTATMPGTIKQLVQNSLSKKVVTIEADMTTVGHQGIDHQYVVVEPIEKLNVLMHFLNTNEGKRGIIFCKTKAAVNKLAKNLAINKFSSGAIHGSLSQGIRDRIMGQFREGHINILVATDLAARGIDVKDLAFVVNYHLPDTYDAYVHRSGRTARAGATGLSLSVIQEDEVADIPEFENELGITFSPYIKADAKSIEENNGLLWARKIFKTKVNRDIPEDFKGKIKTIFHHLTKEELVDKILSNYIAENNTIVEKPEVTKKKKRK from the coding sequence ATGTCACAATCGTTTTCTAGCTTAGGTATTAACAATACACTGCAAAGTAATTTAGCAGAATTAAACATTACGGAACCTACAGATATTCAACAAAAAGTAATTCCGGTAATATTAACGCAAAAAGAAGATGTTGTTGCAATTGCAAAAACAGGAACAGGGAAAACTGCTGCTTTCGGATTGCCTTTATTACAATTAATAGATGTTAATAAGAGTAATATTCAAGCAGTTATTTTAGCACCAACAAGAGAACTAGGGCAACAAATTTATAACAATTTAGAATCTTTTAATTCAGATGCTTTACAAGTTTCGATTGCAGGATTATTTGGAGGAATTCCAATAAAACCACAAATTGAAAAACTAAAAGAAAACACACATATAATAGTTGCAACGCCTGGTCGTTTAGCCGATTTAATAGAAAGAAACGCATTAAACGTTAAGGAAATTACTTATTTTGTTTTAGATGAAGCAGACGAAATGGTTTCTGCGCATAAAGAAGGTATTGATGCTATAATTAAATCCTTACCAAAAACCAGAAGAACCTTATTGTTTACGGCAACCATGCCTGGAACGATTAAGCAATTGGTGCAAAATAGCCTTTCTAAAAAAGTAGTTACTATTGAAGCAGATATGACAACGGTTGGTCATCAAGGAATTGATCATCAATACGTAGTTGTAGAACCTATTGAAAAACTAAATGTTTTAATGCATTTTCTAAATACTAACGAAGGAAAACGTGGTATCATTTTCTGTAAAACTAAAGCGGCAGTAAATAAATTAGCTAAAAATCTAGCAATTAATAAATTCTCATCAGGAGCCATCCATGGTAGTTTGTCACAAGGAATTCGAGATCGAATTATGGGACAGTTTAGAGAAGGACATATTAATATTTTAGTCGCTACAGATTTAGCTGCTCGTGGTATTGATGTGAAAGATTTAGCCTTTGTGGTAAATTATCATTTACCAGATACCTATGATGCGTATGTGCATAGAAGTGGAAGAACAGCTAGAGCAGGAGCTACCGGATTATCTCTAAGTGTAATTCAAGAAGATGAAGTTGCTGATATTCCAGAATTTGAAAACGAATTAGGGATTACTTTCTCACCATATATAAAAGCGGATGCTAAAAGTATTGAAGAGAATAACGGATTACTTTGGGCTAGAAAAATATTTAAAACGAAAGTAAATAGAGATATTCCTGAAGATTTTAAAGGAAAAATAAAAACCATTTTTCATCATTTAACCAAAGAAGAATTGGTAGATAAAATTTTATCCAATTACATAGCCGAAAACAATACTATTGTGGAAAAACCAGAGGTTACAAAGAAGAAAAAGAGAAAATAG